In Raphanus sativus cultivar WK10039 unplaced genomic scaffold, ASM80110v3 Scaffold0958, whole genome shotgun sequence, the genomic window TACTGGAAGATTATGCGGTGGATGAACTTATCGATCCGAGGCTTGGGGACCGTTTTGTAGAAAGTGAGGTCATTTGTATGCTTCATGCAGCTTCGTTGTGTATACGTAGAGACCCTCATTTGAGGCCACGCATGTCTCAGGTAAAATCACAAGTAACCAACCACTATTCAGTTCAGAATGTTTCAAATACTAAAAACTGTCTGGTCGATAATGAAGGTGTTGCGTATACTGGAAGGAGATATGATAGTGGATGGGAACTACGGATCAACTCCAGGTTCAGACGCAGGCAACAGAAGTGGGCGGTTCTGGGCGGAACATTACAGCGGTCAGATAACGAAAGATGGGTATGGGTCGGGTAGGTTCAGTGAAAGGGTGTCTGTTGAAACGCCAAGACTAGCTTTACGGGAGAGGGAAAGAGGTCAGAGATTCGAACTGAACAAGCAATACTAAGATGGGTAAAATCACATAACTGTGTCTTTAAGAAAAGTTCAATTGTGTTAGGGGGTATTGAGGAAAGTCTCCCCTGTTTTGTTTTCAGTGATGTGGTCCAAAGCTGGCAAGAAAGCTTTTTCTGACCCTTTTTGTTTGTATAGTGGGTAAGTTGCAAAAGAAAAGTTACCAAATATCAaggaatttgaatttttttttggtaaaagaaattatttaaaaagaacaaaacaacaagaggctttttcttcttttgaaatTGAATTATTGGTTTTGAAAGAATTGTTCTGCAGTGTGGACAGAGTAGGAacatgagaaaacaaaaaaaaaaacagtgaggGATTTTTCCTAACTCACACGACATTGGTAGTCTTTGCAAATGTAATAATGATGCATGAGAGAGAAGGCAGGTATGATATGATGAATCTGACTTGCCTGTCAATACAGTTATGCATTGGGTCCTGAATCCTGATGTAGCATTGATTAAATGACGCTCGGTGGACCCATGACAAGATCTAAAAGACAAGAACTTCTAAATCTTAACATAAGATTCTAGAGATGTAgatagtaaaaaatatatacacaaatgTCTTCAGATGTCAGCATAGAAGATCCTTTATGACTAGTAGGTAGagatttaattaagaaaatacatctCTCATTTGCCTATGATCTCTTTTCTACTGTTTTCTCATCTTGGATCTTGCATATCTTTGGAAGAACCAAGAACCAGAGCATGACACTGGGTTAGGTCTGATAGCCACGAGTGTAATAATCTAACAATGATATATAACATTGTAATTGAAAAATgtaagaatttaaaaaaaactactcTTACTCTATATGCATGTCGCCTTGGTCAGAAGGCGGAAAGAGGTTGCCTTGAAGACCGTTCATGACATCTGTATCTTGTTAGATTTCCTGTTACCGGGGTGAGAGTAAGTACATATATCTATGTAATTTTGGTCTTATGATCTCTGTAAGGCAAAGATGATGATACCATATGTtaagaaatatacaaattgaaCAAGTTTAAGCCGTTGCATACTATTTATTACCTACCAAGTAGTTtaaatgtttgatttgttttgtttttttgtgctTGCACTAGCTGATGGTGCTTTCCATCTGGATCAGAGTACGCATCTCTGTATAAGTTAGCAAGGGAAATCAATATACTAGAATCTGGATTCCTCATCTAACTTTCACCATGAGGACTACAAAATGAAGCTTTTAAATGGATTATTCCATTATCCTTATCCTTTGGAGAAGAGCTACAACTTCCAGGTTCCTGCGCCTCATTAGGATCGCTTTTTCCCTACATGTATCAAAAGATGGTCGTCCTAATATTTAGATGGTTCcttgtttctgttattgatcACAACATAAGCCCCACTTCCTGCAAGACTTAAAACGGTTTTATTTCTAGATATCGACAGagttaagtatatatatatacctggcctttatttatttctttatagaGTTTGATACTTTTATATGTTGATGTCATACTCTGGAAACAatcaaaatacaataaaatCAACCGATGAACGATCACCGGTAGATGAGGTAACgacatattaataataaataataattaaaaaaaaaagatttaaagacaTATTGCATGACCAAGTCGGCCAATGTGAAAATGGAACTTTTTCTATACTTTCAAGTTTCAATTCAACCAAAGACACGTAAACtgtttttagtttaattaaatACTCCGTtgttcagtttcaaaaaaaaaaaaatactccatTGTTTAATATCCCTTAAAATGGGTGACAAATCGGAAATTGCATGGTGTCCGGCGGGACAAAAGTTCgcccgaaaaaaaaaaatgaaaaacaaaacaggAGACGTTTGAATGCATATAAGTTTATACGCTCGGCCAATCAAATCATACGAAAACTCTAAACACGTGACGTTACATCCCTTAACGACCAAACCCTTATAAGCCAAAGCTCAAGTACAAATTAAAAAGAGCGAACAGGACATGGGAACGGAGAGAGTTCCGAGAAGCCTCAGTCATCGTCGCCGCCTCTACACTCAAGAATAGATCTTCCGTCTTCCTAACTACCGTATGGATCAAGATCGGAACATATACGATCACCAACGGCCAACCGTAGATCACGTCCCTCGCGTGGGTCACGACGAGAAGACCTATGGCTAACAAAATCAAGCAACTCTTGACGATCCGAATCATCCGGTCACTGATCTTACAACGGAACAACTCGATGGGCTCCACGTCGTCCTGGAGGAAATAAAGGAAGGTATAGACGGAAACCAACACGGTGAAAGCGATGAGCGAGAGCAGATGATTGATAAGACTAACGAAGATGGGTGCCAAGATGTTGATGGTAAAGAAGATCTCGTAGTTCGTGCGGAAGTGATTGTAGTTCGTCTTGAACCTGGAGGAAGCATCGGACAAGCCGTGAGGAAGCCCCATGGAGTGGATGTCGAACATCACTCCCCAAGGGCGACGTGGCATGGCGCACGTGGTACATTGGTTGTGGCTCGATAGGGATTCGACATCCACCACCGGTGACGGTGATGCATGAGCCGACGCTGGAATCGCGTTATAGTTTGTCATTGGTTATCGCGCGGAATATTTGAATAGAAGAAGAGTCAACGGAAAATAATGAGAagactatttttaatttataaactgGGCACTATTATATATATGGAGTGGAGGTCCATTGACAAGTCAACGGAAAATAATGCAAACTAGGCACTGTTATATGTGGACTGGATCGGTCCACTGaattaggtgatgaacatttcCATTTAGTCGTTTTTAATTTAACTGAATATAAGTATGTTTATGgaataaaaagattaattagTTTTGTTGCGCATGTGATAATACTATTACAGCAGTGTACCGTGGGTGAGGGTTTGATTAATGTTAATGTCTGATAATTATAAAGTTAGGTTTTTGTGATTTGAGCAACACCGgcttgtgtttcaaaaaaaaaaaaaagagcaacaCCGGCTTATAGTATAAAGTTGGCTAATTCTTTTCGTAGATCGCTATGCAGGCATGAAGAACTACCAAATTTATTGCATTAATTATAACACACATAACTGATTGAACTCGTTTTTAGTTAAAACTATAACAcataatattaatattgttatattttagTTACATAAACCAAAAAGCTTTTCAAATTCgattttaatcttattaaatGATACCCCTTCtgtttctaaataataatatttaaaaaaaaaaatccatagaccataaattaatattttgattataagtACATCATTTTACTCcaaataaattaataagatTCTAGATCAAATATTAGTTCAAGAAATTTATGTTTATCGTAAGTTTACACCTTTTATGatgaattaataaaaatacatcgAAAATATAACACATTTATCTTCATAAAACAAGAACAAtagatattttcatttttcttatcaataccattaaatcaGAATCATTCCCAGTTTATGTCcttaataaatgttttaaagttttccaaaaatatcctTAATGacatgaataaacaaaaaaaatcattaatagcATTGGTGTCTTTTGATTTTATGGGCATACTTCAACATTTAGATGGACTTACTAactaattaaatgggttatatttttatataatcaaactAAAGTtccataaattttttaatatcaataccaTAAATTAAAGTctgtaataattttaataaattgataTTAGAGATTGAAATTTTGTAACTACACGGGATACgacttaatcaaaaatattattggccagtttatatgtttagcaatattttatataaattataaatctttaaaattatataatagcccaaATAAAAATTCCGGAtaacaatgttttgaaaactgaCCCGAACACTGAACCGGACAATTTACCGGGTTACTGGGTCATTGAGTCGACTGCAGGTAAACCGCGGGTGAACCgcaaattaataaatgaattaattttattatataataatatattagctaataaaattaaaaaaataaaaatatataaaactaaagttactactttctaaatatctttaaaatataaaataatagtttggatatgtatatattttatgtttaataaacatttagaatacttaacttaattttttatatttttattttcatttgatatacaactaAAAAATTATCTACTGGTTCAACCGATGGTTCAACTGGtatcgggttttgggttttagtgGGTTTGAGcgggtttttgcgggtttttaaattttgggttttttacaAAACCCAACCCGAATTTATTTTGGGTCACCGAGTTTTccggttcaaccgcgggtcCGGGTTGGATTTCAAAATACTGGATAAAACtattgtttaacttatttacaaacataaaacggCTGTGGcgcattttaaattttgtcATACTATACACATTATAACAAATCCGCATAATTGAAATTTGATCATGt contains:
- the LOC130503451 gene encoding PRA1 family protein F3-like — protein: MTNYNAIPASAHASPSPVVDVESLSSHNQCTTCAMPRRPWGVMFDIHSMGLPHGLSDASSRFKTNYNHFRTNYEIFFTINILAPIFVSLINHLLSLIAFTVLVSVYTFLYFLQDDVEPIELFRCKISDRMIRIVKSCLILLAIGLLVVTHARDVIYGWPLVIVYVPILIHTVVRKTEDLFLSVEAATMTEASRNSLRSHVLFALFNLYLSFGL